A segment of the Manihot esculenta cultivar AM560-2 chromosome 13, M.esculenta_v8, whole genome shotgun sequence genome:
TATTATGCATAGAAATTTGGGCAATGTGTGGAGCAAGTGACTATTTTAGAGGCTTAAGGAACAGGAGCTATAAGAGCAGGATTTCTGGTATGGAATATGAATCAGACTGGACAAGACACAGAAAATCCTCAGCATTTACTGCTCAAGAAATTCGTTCTGCAACACCTTTTATGCCTTGGTCTTGTAGAATTTCTATAGGTGATAGTTATCATGAGTTTCTTTAATTGAACATCTGTCATTTCTAAGTAGTGTTACATTCTAGGGAGATATAGTAGATTGGATACAATAATCATCTACATCTCTCTTGGTTTCCTGAAAATGCTGAGTTTTGAGAGTGGAAAGAGGAGACTGACAGAGACAAATATGTCTTTCTCCACTTCGTTCACCCAAGATAAGTCAACTTATTCGAAGAGCAACCTTCTATTAGCTTCGGCAGTTGCTGATGATATTGACTGCCCCATTCTACCTGGGCTGCCTGATGATGTGGCAAAATATTGCCTTGCACTCGTTCCTCGTCCCTATTTCCCAGCTATGGGAGCTGTCTGCAAGAAATGGAGATCTGTTATTAAAAGCAAAGAATTCCTTGTTGTGCGAAAATTGGCTGggttgcttgaggagtggctatTTGTCCTAACTATGGATTCTCAAGGAAAGGAGAGCCACTGGGAGGTTATGGATTGCTTGGGAAACCGGTGTCAGCTTCTTCCACCAATGCCTGGTCCTATGAAAGCTGGCTTTGGGGTAGTTGTTCTGAATGGAAAGCTCTTTGTCATGGCTGGTTATTCAGTTATCGATGGGACTGGCTCTGCCTCTGCAGATGTTTATGAATATGATTCTTGCCTCAGTAGGTATGTTTTCCATAAGAACATGGTACTTTCTGTCTCTGCTTGTGTGTGTGTTTTTCactttccagctttttctttgctaagtttatatatttttccttGTAAGTTTATATATAGGTAGGCCTCGTGGAAATTGTTATTTTCTAGTTGCTGGTGTGGAGCCTGGAATTGTGAATCGTTACTTCTTTATAGATGTGTCAAAAACCTTATTCTCCTTATAGATCAACACCAAGATGGTGACTTCATTCAATTTTAGATACATTTTTGCAACTTGTTTAACCGGCTTGTCAGTAGCATGATTTGCAAATTACAATTTTAGAGAACCCATTCTTTGTATAGCTAAGAATGACAACCTCCACTATGTTGTTTGTCTTTTGGAACTCATTttagaacaataaaataattattgctGGTTTATTCCTAAGTAGGGTTTGATCTGGCCTCATTGTCCAATTATTTGAGTGCTATTTTTGGATTCTTCAGATTCTTACTCGTTATGCAATGTGGCCTCTGTAATTGCAGTTGGAGCAAATTATCAAGCATGAATGTTGCACGCTTCGATTTTGCATGTGCAGAGGTTAATGGCAAAGTCTATGCTGTTGGGGGCTATGGAAAAGATGGCGATAGTCTCTCAAGTGTGGAGATGTATGATCCTGACTCTGAAAAATGGACCCTGATAGAGAGTCTTCGCCGCCCAAGGTGGGGCTGTTTCGCTTGTGGCCTTGAGGGGAAGCTTTATATCATGGGAGGACGGTCAAGCTTCACTATTGGTAATTCAAAATGTGTTGATGTGTACGACCCAGAGAGACATTCATGGTGTGAGATCAAGAACGGTTGTGTCATGGTCACTGCTCATGCTGTGCTGGAAAAAAAGCTCTTCTGTATGGAGTGGAAGAATCAGCGGAAACTAGCAATATTCAATCCAGAGGACAATTCCTGGAAAATGGTTCCTGTTCCATTGACAGGCAGCTCAAGTATTGGTTTTCGGTTCGGAATACTCGACGGGAAACTTCTATTGTTTTCACTAGAGGAAGCACCAGGTTATCGAACTCTCTTGTATGATCCTAATGCTTCCCCAGGTTCAGAGTGGCAGACTTCTGAAATAAAGCCATCTGGGCTGTGCTTGTGCAGTGTGACCATCAAGGCATGAAATGGGCGTTGTCTGAGACTTCAAGATCTTATTACCGAGTCTAGAAAGTATCTGTACATTTATTGGATAGCTTTGTATCTGTTAGATGTCTCTGCTTTTGGTTGGTTTGCACTCGACCGACTTGATTTCAGTTTCATTTGTTGTTATGATTGAGCAATCTATTTGCTATGAATCTCTTGCTACATTCTTCTTTGCCTCTCAACTATGTTATATACTAATTAATGTTAAGGTTGATTTATTAATCAATATTATTCTTTATTCtcaattattgaaattaatatttaaaattaatacttcGACTGCACTCGAATAtatgtattaaattaaattttaagaaatttttattttaatttcaatttcaatttcttatgttttataaaagaattaataattagacactatttatttatgtaaaataataatatttttttaaaaattatttatattttactatttgatcgtgatattaaaaattagacaatatcaataattttttatataacagcgtcattaaaattttaaaaataacttttaacaCCAAAAGGTCCAGGAAACAGTCACACACCAGCTCTCTATTAAGCGCTGAAAGTACTTTCCCTTGAAGCGCCCGCGCTCGACGGCCCTAGTAAAAGATAAATCCTCTACCTCTCTTAGCGGCAAAAGATCGAACAACAGAGCTGCAAACACGCTACTAAAACCACAAAAGCCACAATTCATGGCTTCATATTCTTGAAAGCTGTAGAGATCTATATTTGCTAGTTCATTTTCCTCTAATCGCATACAATGTTCGGTGCTCAAGCTTCTCCAGCCTTTGGCACGCCATCCTCTATGCCTGCCTTTGGCACTCCATCCGCTACCCCGGCATTTGGCACCCCAACCTCTACCCCAGCTTTTGGCACTCCATCTTCTATGCCTGCGTTTGGCACCCCATCCTCCACCCCAGCCTTTGGCGCGCCCTCTTCGACTCCGGCATTTGGTACTCCGTCTTCGACTCCGGCCTTTGGAACTCCATCTACACCGTCTTTTGCCGCTGGCTTCGGTTCCTCCCTTTTCTCCACCCCATTTTCGTCTCAAACGCAACAGCAACAGCAGACTCCGTTTTTTCTGCAGCCTTCTACTGGTTTAGGATTTCAGACTCCATATGCTGCTTCTCAGGCGACGCCCTTCCCTAATGCTCAACTGACTACTCAGATGGCCCCTGTGGCTCCGCTTCCTTTTTCGCTCGCTGATCGTGATATTCaggttttgtttttgttttcctttttctttttcttctggtGACTAAAATCCTTGGTCTTTGTGCTTGCGGTTCAGTTTCTGATTTttgttttctacttttatagGCGATTGTGGATGCTTACAAGGAGGAGCCAGGGAACCCTAAGTATGCGTTTAAGGTTCTAGTCACTTTTCTCGTCTCTTTTCTTCCATTTCATCAGTACTTTGGTTGCTGACAATGCGAGGCGGGGAAAGAAGGCTAACTCGGTTTACAATTCTTTGctattttcttttcttagtTCTAATAAATCAacgtttttaaaattgaaatttattatatgTGTATGTTTTTCAGATTAACAGAGTAGAATTAGGGTTTAGATGTtgatattttgttttaattttgcaGTATTTGTTGTTTAGCGTAACTGATCCACAGCATAGGGTGAAGCCTGCTGGTGTATCAGATGTGAGTTTCTTCTTTTCATTGTTCTTTATTTTTGTTACTGTTTTTTATGGAAATCATGCAATGCTATCCTCTTAAGCTTGTGCGTGGCTAAGTTTGGAGAATAGTGCATTCTAGATAATGTGGGCAGAGGCTATGGCAAAGCTAGAGGGTATGGAGAGTTCAGATCGAGAACGATTATGGCCCCAGCTTGTTCAAGGTTTCAAAGACCTGTCTCACCGGCTTAAGGTAGTGCTTGTTAAATTAAGGCATGAGTGTAATTTTAAGTAAATGGGTTAGAGTAGTTACTGTTAAAAGAAACATGATCTTGTGAGCTTGTAGAATGCCAAGTTTTCTGTTGTAAACGTCATAATGTTCTTATTTCTCCATTGCGTAAATTTCATTTTAAGGCTTCCAGCTGAAAGTTGGAGTAAGTTTATGTGAGCTAGAACTTTAAAGCTgcaaatttcaattttctttcaccTGCTATACACTGAATCCGTAATAAAAATATTGTACTTGATATGGCACATAAGGAGTTGAAATATAAACATGCAAGCTGGCTCTATGTGCATAGAAGAAGATAACTGTGaaggatttgcctgcttcacgTTATCTCTATTTCATATGGTTCATGGATTAGGGAGAGTGTGAGACTATGTGTGAAAGATTTTCTATGAACTTCAATGATAAGTATAAAAGTTTAGGTAGCTAGTCAACTACAAAGGCAAATTATCAGTTGAAGAATAGCTAAAGCAGCAAAACTTATGTACCTGTCAAGTACCATGGGAATAAAATGAAGACTTTTAGGACTGTTGAATTCTAGGTCAAGGTCATATATCAAGAagttgaaatttatttaaatggaGAATAAATGAACTGAAAGGTTCTGCTTTATTCAGGCTGAATTGGCCATGCTGCTGGTTTTTTCTGTGGTCTGCAATTGTATAAGAAGTAACAAATTGAAATATGTTTTAGCTCTTTACGCATAAGGTTTATGCTTTAAGCATTTCTTGTCATCATATTTGCTTGGAGACTCTTGTGAGTGAACATCTTGACACTGTAAAGTTGAATTAATGCAGCTCCAAGATGAAGTTATTGTTTCAGATGCTGAGCGATTGAGAATGACCCAAAGCAATGTGAAGATGGTATCTTTTTGTTTATCCTCATGGTTCCTTCCTTAGCACATCCTTGTTTTTGAATATGCTTTTCATGTGCAAGTACTTTGCAGCTTCAAAGGCATTTTCAAGCTGAGACTCTTCCCTGGATCCAAAGAATGAGACAAAAAGAGCAGAGTCTTCAAAGACGTCTTTTAAGGGTGAGAATGATATATGCCCTTATTATGGAAAACCACTGTGAATGGATAGAATGGTGGTAACCATTGCATTTGACATTTTAGAGTGCTGTGTAGTCTGTTATGTTTCAGTGATGTGAAGTGAAATAGATGAATCATGGTTTTAGAATCCTTTGCCATTCTTTGGTTGCGTTTATGCTATACCGAAAGATGCATGTTGAATTCTGAGTTTTTTAGTTCCATTCAACACTTTTCAAGCTTGAGTTTTCAATCCAAAAACCTCTATTTCTGAAGCAATGTACTATAGTCAAGAAAATGttcatggaaaaacatgcatgaaagggaaaggcaatatggagaaaatAAGTGTTTTTACCTGCCACCTAGGAGCAAGCAATGCACACAACACATTATTTTGTGTAAGATGCAAGTTGTTTTCTCAAACTTCATCTTGCAAAAATCCTGTATCATTTACATATATGAacctttatatattttatgcaTCTCAAATCAGTAGAAAATTTAACATAGCACCAATGATGAAATTACAAGGTTTAAATTGGTCCAATTGAAAGTATAGgtacaaattgaaaattttgtggAACTGTGGGCATCAAAGGATACTTCTTACCTTTTATGTGGTTGGTGGCACTATCCACTGTCGTTAAAAGTATTTAGAATCTGTTTATATGTTATTGCCAATTGTCATTTTTGTCACAATTCTGGGTCCTACACTGTCAACACACAGATGTCTTGTGTCAGCAATTTGTGAATTTAGTTCCTTTTAAGTATTGACACATTCCCCTGTATGCTTGAAGATAATGAGAATAATGGAGGCCTTGGAAGGTAAGGGTCACCGAATGCCCTTAATGAAAGGAGAAGCTGAATTGGCTGAGAAGTTGGCTGCGATAACCAGACAGGTGGGTGTCTTCTTCCTCTGTGCCCGCTCTGTGCTTTTCTTCTTCACTTGCTGCAGTGAGAGATGGTGTTAACAAGTAGAATCATATTCAGTTGAAAGGATCTGGAGCTGAACTTTCTAGACGGGTTCAGAACCTACTCACCATATCACGCGTTCAAGCAAATGCCATTGGAGCTGGCGGTTCTATTTATCTTCCAGGATCAACCAAAATACATGATCAGAGTCTAGCTGACATGCAGGAGGTAAGAATTAGGCACATTTTAAGTTATTGATGTGACGTCATTTGTTGTTTATCAATAATTAGAATTTTTTAGAGCTCATTGAGATATTTTACATCACTATGTATAATATCGTGTGAACTGAGCCAACTGGTTAGTAATCAATAATTCATTTAGCGAAAGATGTTACATCATTCTTCTAAATCCCATATTGGAAAGCAACATTACTGGAGGAATGCAATTGTTTTACGTTATTTCATGGAAATTATAGTTGATAGGTGATTAATGACTGCTTTGTTGGGCAGGTTTTACAACAACAGACAGAAGCCATTGCTAGGCTTGGCAATGTATTGAAGCGAGATATGAGAGACATGGAAATTATAATGGCAGAGGACACGGAGATGGCAGAAGATGTGAATTAGCCAGATGAGGCATAAAGGAGCACTTTGCTACATTTGTCTGGTTCTTTTTGACGCTTTGAAATTTTGAGATTGATCTAATTATGCAAATGAACTCGCTTGTTTCTTGCATCGGGCGAATAGCGGTTTTGTTGTTTGCACTGTTTTATGGGAGCCCACCTTTAAATGTATAAAGATCTGCAATGGCTAGTGAGATGAGCGTGACTTTTTTGAACTCAGACATGGCTGCTATGTTGGGATAACTTTGACCGACAGGAAATTACTGTATGCCAGAATAGTGCCTGTATCCCCTGGTAAATTGCATTTCTCCTTCAGTGTCCTCTGATCATattttgcctattttgcatgtgAATTCTACATATTTGCCCTAAAAATTAATCAGATTTAGGTAAAAACAGTTCCGGTTTCCCCGGTCTATTATTCACCTTGTTAATAGCCAAAATTGGTCGAAACATGAAATCACAACATCTAATCAGTACACAAGTTCCTCTGAGCATAGCTTTGTATGTAATCTCTCTCTTAAATAAacctcctttttttttatatatatagaagtaaaaacaaaaaagaaggaaaagaaaatgttAGCTCAGCTATAAGCCTCTGCCATGATTAATAGCACAAGTGATGTCCAACCAGTAAACAGGCGTGCaccctttcctttacccttctTCTGGTCATACTGTTCCCATAAAAACCCAGTTTGGTGGTAATTCTGAACCACATTTCTGTACCAAAACAACAAAATTAATAGAGTTTACAGTTGCAGATGggcttgtttatgtaataataAGTCTACAACTGCAACTATTTGCCACAGAGGGTTAAATGTCAACTTCACCTAATCAGGTTGCCCCTCAACTCGTCATAGATCGCCCTGGCCTTATCTCTGTATGGTCCATCTTCTGCAAGAGTTCAACAAGAAAAAACTAGGCTGAGCTTTAAGGAATTTTCTTATGAGTGTGGGGAAAAACTGTTGGTTGATACCTTTGGAATAGTGGAAGAGTGCAGAAAGAATCCTGTAATTCATGTTCATCCAAATTGGGCCTCTCCAATAAGGTGGGTCGTGCTCTGTGTTGCGTTTCATGTACAGGGAACTGAGGAATAGATACATGTATGAGAAATATAACCTCCCAAGCAGAACTTAAGCAAATATTCACAAGGCAAGCTAGACTATAGAAACCTTGTTTTAGCAAGAGACCGGAGCCCATAGTCAGTCCATAAAATGCTCCTGTTTAGAATGAGATCAAGCTGCTTTTCCAGAATCCACGAATCCTACATTGAAGTGGTATACGTGTGAAAATCTAGAATAAGCTCATTAAAATCTAGTAAATGTAGAACAAGTGGTATATGTCCATCATACAAAAATAGTAAGACAAACATCAGAGAACTGGAGAAACAGTGTTTCCATGAAACTCACAGGTGGAATGATCTTCTCCATGAATGGAAAAAGGCCGACATAACCAACATGAGGAACTAGTCTTAACTCTGGCTTTTCTAATACTTCCCGTACAAGCTCTCGCTTTACATAACTGTTCTCCACAGTTGTCTCTTTCCAACTCAATCGAACCTATAAGTGTTTCAGAAATCAGTTTGTGAATTACATGCGAACAGACAAAGGGTatgcactttttttttttgttgttgtcAAAGAGAGAAAACAAAAGGCTATGCTAACTAGAGTTTCTGAGTAGAAAAAAAAAGCCAACAGGTCAAAAGATCGTGATTGAATAACAAAAGTCCATCTAGTTCTCTACTTATTACAACAAAATGATATGCAAATATATTAGGCCTATAATTTGAAACTCTTCACAACAGTAATAGTAGGCTTAGCAAATAGTCCAGGGGCTAACTACTGAAAAATATGGAAGGTACATCCGTATAGACCACATAGAGGAACAACATAAGAAGAGGAGTACATCATACACAGAAGAAAGTTAGAAACTCCAACCAACTAATAAGCAGTATCAAATTACTGATATCAGGGGAAAACAGTAGTAAAACAGCAAAGTACCTTTTCTGTATGATTGCCAAAATCAAAATATGCTCCATATGCAGGATCTAGGTGCATCTGGTAAAAGATCAAGCATCTATTAGACGTAAAATGATACTGTTACATTATTTGCAGGTTCAAATGCATTTTGATGCAAATGCAGCATTGGAAGGAAGGAGTTATAAGCATCTCCTTAGAGCATTGCAAAAGTAACAAACCTGATTGAGCGTTTCAAAATTTGAAAGTAGCTTGGCTGTTGAACCATAATCCTGCATTGCACCAAATTTTTAAGTACTAAATCTTTAGTACTTTCAACGCTATTCTTCTACTTGGTGTTTTTAGCATACCTTCCCAGACCTGTATTCTTTCTTTAACAGCTGTGTGATGGAATGCATGCAATTTGCAGCAAGAAGCATCCAACACCTAAGATCCAAGTGACGTTCTTCTTCACTTGGATGCGAAGCACGGGGATAATCATCCAGTCCAGAGGAAAGTGTCTGGAAATGCCAGAAATAACATCATCCTACTTCGTGTCATTTGATTggaattgaaatattaaaaaaatcatcatAAAGCCAATTATATTGATGAACAACGTTGTAGAATTATTAGCAAACAAGTAAATATCAATTATTTATGCCAATTCCAAAGGAAATTTTGTGCCAAGACTTTGACAACAACTAAATGTTGTAAAACACAACCTTTGGGTTTAGCTCACGAGTTGATGAGTTGTCCCTCCCATGCCAAAAATAACTGCCAATCTCCTTCCCTGGATCACAATTGTTTTTAAACATTATACTAACagtagttaaataaaaaaatgtctTGCTTGTCCAAACATCAGCCTAATAGAATTGTCCAAGATTTGGAGGATGAGGGCATCTTTATCTTCTATTTCTCACCAATCAAAAAATCCAAAAACGTTTATGAAGGCATGTATCTTCTCTTTCCCCACAAGGAAAAATAAATCCAAAAACACTTTAATGCCTTAAGTTCAATTAATTTGGTTGCATgcaaaaatcattttttttattcagcCATACAGTTGGTTAAGTTTCAAAAAACTTCTAACCGTTATACCTATTTAGGAATTTTGAGATCCACTACAATGCAAATAAAGGAAAAACAGTATTCAAATATTCCAGTATAACTAGAATTGCTTGGTCTATGAACAACATCAACTCATAGCCTATACCCTCCCCAAACCTAGGGGTATAAACgaaccgagccgagccgagctttgaagagctcaagcttggtttgttaaaattttttcgagctcgaaccgaattcgagctttactcatgccgaattcgagctttactcatatcgaactcgagccgagtattaagaagttcaagcttggctcgtttaggaAACGAGCTTAGACGAATCGAGCTGAGTCGAAAATAGTTcacgagtaatttaatttatttacatgtataatgagttttagtttaaaactaataagtttaaaactaaaataattttagttaaataagtatatctataaattagcatgtaaacttataaagatgagtttttaaatcttaatgatctaaatatatgcaagtttaagagtataactaaactatatagagctgaattttaaaaaattcagatttggctcatgaaagtatatgcagggtttagcttatttctcttatgatagtaATTTCAGTTTACTTAACGAGACTGTTCACGAGCCTATTCGCGAGCCTGCTCATGAACTCAGAAATGAGTCGAGCTCacgagccttaacgagccgaataatatggagctcaagcttggctcgtttactaaacgagcctaaaaattaagctcgagcttggctcatttacaaatcgagtcgagcttttatcgaatcgaacctcgaatagctcacgaacggTTTGGCTCATTTACACCCCTACCCAAACCCGCCAGACACCCcaccaaatcaaattaaaagaaGATGGGTGGAATACCTGACTGGGTAGTATTGAACCACTGGAACCAAGCTTCAAGACGAACAAAAGCCCGCTCTAGGAAGGAGATGATCTCATTGCTTTCATCAGAGGTAAACTTATTTTTCTCTATGCCATGAAGTAGATCTGAAGCAACAAAATTTAACATTAGATCTGATTTACATCATCTTGATGCATGTTCTAACCCAGATATATACTGTGACCCAGAAAAAGTAACATCTAACACTTTAATCTATGGTAAATTGATAATTATCAGGAAGCATATGAGACAAGCAGGGTGGAACTGGCTTGAACCAAAAATATAGCACATATAAGGTAGAAGGAAAGAACTTGTGTAGTGAGGTGGTTCCATACTTCTGTTAATGGTCTCTCCTCCCATACATTTTCATACCTTTTCCAGCTTTTAGGAAGATACACACATAAATGCATCACAAGTCTGTAATTCACACGAAAGGCCAGAACCCACCATAAACCACTAAAGGGGAGCTGAGATATCTCAACCTATTCAACTCAAGCAATTTGGATTAATGACTGTATAGGCTTCTTTTGTAAAagtttccattttcttttcatttcgcACCAACTAGTTGACTAAAACCTTTAAACATAAGAAACTTGCATCAGGTCATTAATTGATCTAGAAAGTAACCGGCATCATCACCCTATCAATGTATTTACTAATGGCTAAACATGATGATATACAAACTGAAAAAGACATGGCCTCCCAGGGGAAAAGGTGGATAATGAAATTTcatgattatatttttattgctaGTATGAATGTCTGATACTGTTGTACTATCAAGATATTAAAATCCAAATATGTCAAGtaaaaatcttataaaaaaCACTTACCTCTTATAACCAAAAATAGTGTTGGAGGATTTCCATTACTTGGATGCTGAAGAACAAATTCTTCTGGAACCTTGCTGTAATTACACCAAAAAAGAATGCACAATTACTTCATTAATGAACAGATATCTATTTCCCTCACTGAATAAACTTCAAATCAATTACAATCAAGTACTTGATAACTAAATTGACTGATGGTACCTGAGAGATTCAGATCCCAATATTTGTTCCCGAGGAATCCATCCATCAATATTCATTAAATCTAACCAGTGGCCAACTATATCCAAGCATATGTGAATATCCCAACGCCTTATCATTCCCCAcccaaaacaaaaataaaatcatttaaccCATTATTACTTCCACAAAAAAGTGAGCAACTGAAGTCTTAAATTTGCTTCAAGAGGATAATGGAATAAAGGTGACTAACCAGATCAACAGTTGATGAAAACCTTCATCCCATAGAAACCCCCTCGGAAAGAAGGGTCGACTTGGAACTGCTGTGTAAAGCTCAGCTGGccaatatttgataaaattatcaTGATTTTTATGCTGCAATGAAATATTAATCACTGTATGACTTTGTCAGATGTTCAAATTGATTACTGGTAGGTGcaaattaaaggatttttgCTAGACTGTGAAAGGAGAGAACAGCACATCCGACATGAAAAAAGTTAAATCCATGGGGGtttaattttctatatttatattaaatagctGAACCAGGTAAATCATCTCTAAAGAAGGGGATCACTGAGAAAGGCAACATACAAATTCTCATTTTGTGACCCGTGCGCTCCTTTCTTCTCTCTGTCTCACATATATTGCAACAGTTTTCTTCTTACATTTTTACTTCTATTTTCCTTATCTTCTTCATGAAAACAGAGACCAAtaatctctctctccctctgctCTCCCCCCTCCCCCAAACAGCTTATTCAGGTTCACAGTTCACTCTTGTCATCCTCCCCAGTTGGTTTATTGTGGTCAATCAAGTGAATTTTGTGAAGGAATAGCCAACAATTTGCCAAGAATCCACAGCATAAAATGAATTCACCATGGGACATCACTTGGTTATTTAAAGCTACCAAGGAAGAATACTGGTTGAAATATTCACATGCCAATAAGATGATCACTTTACAGATCCTAGATTGCAGTAAAATAAAACATGCAACTTACATTAGAATTTCTAGCATATGCTATCTTTGATTGACCATAAAAGTAGCCAATGCCCCCCAACATATTGGCAACAGCAACCTTACCAACAATTCTGGATTCAGAATCAAGCTGAACAAATATTAACGAAACGTCAGTATTTTTTTAAGCCAAAATGTTGGGGTACTTGTACTTTGGCACAAAAGCAAACAAAAGAAATGGTAAATGGACAACATATTTGCAAGAAACAGTCACCAATCTAATTGAGCTTCCAATAAAAATTTGGTACTTTTAAGTTACCAAGGTATCATTTCATGCCACAACTGCATCTCCTAAATTTTCCTGTGAAGATGCCATAAATATGGATAACAAATTTGCAAGAAATTGCAAAGGTCAGCAAACAGACAGTGCATTAGGAAAGTCAACATGATTTTAAAAGTTGCATTTCCACCAaagaaaaaaacataaataGGTTACTGACATAACACAATTTACAGGATGTGGGAAAGGCTCCCGTAAAAGAGTAAAAAAAGAGACTTGGAGAGTTCTGATCAGGCATGCTGAGTACTTGTACTTAATTAACATATATTAAATGATGGTGCCAGATTAAACCTTTGCTACTACATTCATCATTTTGAATATACTTAAAATTGAAATAGTACAATTGATGTGACTATGAGTGGCTGTAAGGTGCACAAGGGCTGTCCAACATACATATTTACAGTAGAATAAGTGAATAACACATATTTCAAAGGTTAATACCTTGCCAGCAATATTAAAGCACCGGTCGAACTTGGCATCAAATTCTGATTGCTTCCCTAGCAATTGATTTGTCAGTAAGGTGCCTGGAAATTATACAGCACAAAGAACTTTGAGGAAGGTAAAATACAAGAATTTCATTTCTTGGAAGCCAGTCAATAGAGTTTCACTTGAGTCAACAGAAacccaaaggaaaaaaaaaagatggatACCAGAAATCTAATCAGCCATAGACAAAATTACAAAACTGATTTATACTGAAATTTGAACCTTCCAAAATGTCAAAAATGGAAGAAATGTGGGTCTGACAACAAATTTGAAA
Coding sequences within it:
- the LOC110629359 gene encoding mannosyl-oligosaccharide glucosidase GCS1 isoform X1 produces the protein MAGSSRSSARSRIKSTTDSGDDGALRSTKPNFKKRRNRSEDHSLIRILNVDLKIILGIGVCSFLVIFFLINNLMKPVEQAQRPRVVTPFPAPKLMDLPQFQGEHKESLYWGTYRPHVYLGIRARAPRSLVAGLMWIGLKDGRYFMRHVCQDSDELSTYGWTQHNGRDFGHQVLVDHGLRLETSFLKSKSEGSGYGGDWAVRIDAQSEKSDWNDEMQQKGHLFFYLANEDGSPLSLRKDDIDIHENSLLASGSRSDIGDWQLHLESKDVLEIHYSGFRTPHIHNLSDLVQQNLGDQARKLGLLLLSDSSEDSSNILVFQLSAGIPFKTDIAFVSGTGLKDSRVKERVNSLTGTLLTNQLLGKQSEFDAKFDRCFNIAGKLDSESRIVGKVAVANMLGGIGYFYGQSKIAYARNSNHKNHDNFIKYWPAELYTAVPSRPFFPRGFLWDEGFHQLLIWRWDIHICLDIVGHWLDLMNIDGWIPREQILGSESLSKVPEEFVLQHPSNGNPPTLFLVIRDLLHGIEKNKFTSDESNEIISFLERAFVRLEAWFQWFNTTQSGKEIGSYFWHGRDNSSTRELNPKTLSSGLDDYPRASHPSEEERHLDLRCWMLLAANCMHSITQLLKKEYRSGKDYGSTAKLLSNFETLNQMHLDPAYGAYFDFGNHTEKVRLSWKETTVENSYVKRELVREVLEKPELRLVPHVGYVGLFPFMEKIIPPDSWILEKQLDLILNRSILWTDYGLRSLAKTSSLYMKRNTEHDPPYWRGPIWMNMNYRILSALFHYSKEDGPYRDKARAIYDELRGNLIRNVVQNYHQTGFLWEQYDQKKGKGKGARLFTGWTSLVLLIMAEAYS
- the LOC110629359 gene encoding mannosyl-oligosaccharide glucosidase GCS1 isoform X2, producing MAGSSRSSARSRIKSTTDSGDDGALRSTKPNFKKRRNRSEDHSLIRILNVDLKIILGIGVCSFLVIFFLINNLMKPVEQAQRPRVVTPFPAPKLMDLPQFQGEHKESLYWGTYRPHVYLGIRARAPRSLVAGLMWIGLKDGRYFMRHVCQDSDELSTYGWTQHNGRDFGHQVLVDHGLRLETSFLKSKSEGSGYGGDWAVRIDAQSEKSDWNDEMQQKGHLFFYLANEDGSPLSLRKDDIDIHENSLLASGSRSDIGDWQLHLESKDVLEIHYSGFRTPHIHNLSDLVQQNLGDQARKLGLLLLSDSSEDSSNILVFQLSAGIPFKTDIAFVSGTGLKDSRVKERVNSLTGTLLTNQLLGKQSEFDAKFDRCFNIAGKHKNHDNFIKYWPAELYTAVPSRPFFPRGFLWDEGFHQLLIWRWDIHICLDIVGHWLDLMNIDGWIPREQILGSESLSKVPEEFVLQHPSNGNPPTLFLVIRDLLHGIEKNKFTSDESNEIISFLERAFVRLEAWFQWFNTTQSGKEIGSYFWHGRDNSSTRELNPKTLSSGLDDYPRASHPSEEERHLDLRCWMLLAANCMHSITQLLKKEYRSGKDYGSTAKLLSNFETLNQMHLDPAYGAYFDFGNHTEKVRLSWKETTVENSYVKRELVREVLEKPELRLVPHVGYVGLFPFMEKIIPPDSWILEKQLDLILNRSILWTDYGLRSLAKTSSLYMKRNTEHDPPYWRGPIWMNMNYRILSALFHYSKEDGPYRDKARAIYDELRGNLIRNVVQNYHQTGFLWEQYDQKKGKGKGARLFTGWTSLVLLIMAEAYS